DNA sequence from the uncultured Ilyobacter sp. genome:
TCACAAATCTCTATGATGCCCAAGACCGGATGCTCTAAATAGACCCTTCCCACCATAAAAAGACCTATATCTTCTTATTCATATATACATCTGTTATCTCATAGCCCATTTTTCTGTAGGCTGCTATTGCTCCCTCATTGTATCCAAAAGAGTGCAGATTTATTTTCTTGGCTCCATAATCATAAGATTTTTCTTCTAAGGCCTCTACTACTTTTATCTCATAGTCATTTCCCTTAAATTCATCATATATGCATAGGGCGTTTATAAACACAGATTTATTAAAAATATTAAACCAGATAAATCCTATTTTTTTTTCTTCATCCTCATAAGCACTCATAAGGTAATGATTGCTTGTATCTACACCGTCTTTCAATATCTTCTCAAGTGTTTCTTTAGAAAGTTCTATAGCCTCATCTTCCTGCCAGTGTCCAACTCTCACTTTTTCCTTGGCATAGTCAGATATCAACTTTCCTTTTATGACATCATATTCATTCTGTTTCATTTTAACCAATTTAAGCATAGTATCGAAGCCTCCCTTTTTAAAACCTTTTCAGTGAATATCTTACCATAAATCAAGTTTTTATTTAACCTACGTTGTTTTTGAATTCTAATTAAATTATTGAATTTATCTAAAAGCTTCTGTTACTTTCTTTGCTTGCCCAAAGAAAGTAACCAAAGAAAAGGCACCCAATTAAAATTAATGAAACTTGTAAAAATAAATTTTACAAGAACTTGAAAATATATTCGTTCTACTCATTATTTTCTAAGTCAAATCACTTCTGAACTAACTTTCTATTGAAATATAGTCGGTAAACCTCCTTATTTCAATGAAAGTGGATTTCACAAGATGATTTCTTAACGGTATTTTTTAAAGGGGAAAGTAGTTTAAAAATTAAAATATTTTTATTTTCACTCTGTGAAACTCTCTCTTTTTTCTCTGTGCAACATACACTTTTATGATGCTCTGTGGCAAAAGGTTTTATCCTTATTCGTGTTAATTTTTTTGCCTTTTATCGGTTTTCATTCGTGACAAAATCCTTTGACTTTAATATTCTTGTAAATTCAGTAATTTATAAAAATCAAAAACAACTAATATTTTCTATAAAAACTTTAGAATGATTTTCATATTTATCTTTGAAAAAGGGAATAGAGCCTAAAACTCTATTCCCTGTATTCTAAGCTTTTGCTTAAATATTTGATTAGTCTATAATCTCAGCTTCTTCTACATCATCCTCAGATTTTTTAGATTCTCCGCCTTCAGCTCCATCTTCTGATGTAGCATTTGCCTGAGCCTCTTTGTAGATCTCTTCAGCTAATTTGTGAGCTGCTTTAGAAAGATCTTCCATAGCCTTATCTATAGCTTCTTTATCTTCGCTGTCTTTTACCTTTTTAAGTTCCTCAAGAGCAGCCTCAATATTTTTCTTATCTTCCTCAGTTACTTTATCAGCATGCTCAACTAGAGTTTTCTCTGTAGAAGAGATAAGCATATCAGCTTTGTTTCTAGTTTCTACAAGCTCCTTAAATTTCTTGTCTTCTGCTTCGTTAGCCTCTGCATCTCTTTTCATTCTTTCGATCTCTTCTTCAGTAAGATTAGTAGACCCTGTAATAGTTACTTTATTTTCCTTACCAGTTCCAAGGTCTTTAGCCCCTACATGAACGATCCCGTTAGCGTCGATGTCAAATGTAACTTCGATCTGTGGTACTCCTCTTGGAGCAGCAGGGATTCCTTCTAAGTTAAATTCTCCAAGCTTGTGGTTGTCTGCAGATTTAGCTCTTTCTCCTTGCAATACATTGATTGTTACTGCAGGCTGATTGTCCACAGCTGTTGAGAATATTTGTGATTTTTTTACAGGAATAGTTGTATTTTTTTCGATAATTTTAGTAAATACTCCACCAAGAGTTTCGATACCTAATGAAAGAGGAGTTACATCTAATAGTAGTACGTCTTTTACATCTCCCATTAGTACTCCACCTTGAATAGCAGCTCCTGCAGCTACTACCTCATCAGGGTTTATTCCTTTATTAGGTTTTTTACCAAAGAACTTTTCTACCCATTCTTGTACCGCAGGGATTCTAGTAGAACCTCCTACAAGAAGGATTTCATCGATGTCAGAAGGGTTAAGCCCTGCATCTTTCATAGCTGTCTTTGTAGGCCCTTGAGTTGCCTCTACAAGGTCAAGAGTAAGCTCATTGAATTTAGCTCTTGTAAGCTTCATCTCTAAATGCTTTGGTCCAGTTGCGTCCATTGTGATGAATGGAAGAGATATAGGAGTTTCCATTGTTGTAGATAACTCTTTCTTAGCCTTTTCTGCTGCATCTTTTAGTCTTTGGTATGCCATTTTATCGTTAGAAAGATCTAGTCCAGTCTCTTTCTTAAACTCTGTTACAAGCCAGTCGATTACTTTCTTATCAAAGTTGTCTCCTCCAAGATGGTTGTTTCCTGAAGTAGCTAGTACTTCGATTACACCGTCTCCTATCTCAAGGATAGATACGTCAAATGTTCCTCCTCCAAGGTCAAAAACAAGTACTTTTTCTTCACCTTTTTTATCAAGACCATAAGCTAGTGCTGCTGCTGTAGGCTCGTTTATGATTCTTTTTACGTCAAATCCTGCGATCATACCGGCATCTTTTGTTGCCTGTCTTTGAGCATCAGTAAAGTAAGCTGGTACTGTTATTACTGCTTCTTTTACTGTTTCTCCAAGGTATGCTTCTGCATCAGTCTTAAGCTTTTTAAGGATCATTGCAGATATTTCCTGTGGAGTATAGTCTTTACCGTGCATTGTTACTTTGTGATCTTCACCCATATGAGTTTTTATAGATTGTACAGTAGAGTCAGTATTTGTGATCGCCTGTCTCTTAGCAATCTCTCCTACTATGATCTCACCATTATCTTTTACGTTTACTACTGAAGGAGTAGTTCTAGCTCCCTCTGAGTTACTTACGATAGTGAAGCTTCCACCTTCCATTACAGCCACACATGAGTTTGTTGTTCCCAAATCAATTCCGATTATTTTACTCATTCTTATTTCCTCCTAAAAAATTAATTTTAAATGTTTATCTGAAATATACTATTTTTTACACACCTTTACCATTGAAGGCCTGATTACCTTACCTTTTAATTTGTATCCTTTTTGAAGTTCTAGTATTATATCATCATTTTCATGCTCAGGACTGTCCTCAGCGATTACAGCCATATGCAGATGAGGATCAAACTTTTGTCCCTCTGTTTTTATAGCCTCTACACCCTCTTCATTCATGATCCCATGCATCTGGCTTAGTGTCATTTCCACTCCCTTTACAAGTGAGTCAAAGTCCTTTGTTTCTGACGAAGCGGCTACCCCTCTTTCAAGGTTGTCTACAGCTTCTATTACCTTAGCCATTACTTTTTCAGAGGCATATTTTCTTAGTTCTTCAGCTTCTTTCTCTTTTCTCTTTGTAAAGTTTTGAAAATCAGCCTGTTTTCTGAGATACGCCTGTTTCCATTCCTCTACTTCTGCCTCTATTTTGTCTATTTTATCAGTCAATGTTTCTGCTTCTCCATTTACCTCTTCTGCATCGATTATTGTTTCGGCTTTAGAACCAGCTTCATTTTTTTCCTCTTTTTCAATTTCATCCAAAATTTCATCAGATTTCTTTTTCATCTTTTCTGCCATCTACCTCTCCTTTTTATGCTCAATTTCTTCTATTACTTTATTCACCTCTTTAGTTACATACTTTACCAGCCCCATGGTCTTTGAATAAGCCATTCTTCTAGGACCGATAACCCCTATAACTCCCTGGGACTCACCCATTTTATAGACTGAATATACAAAACTAAAGTCCTCTAATCCTTTTATATTTAATTCATCTCCGAAAACAACGTTTACATCTCCGTAATCATGTTCTCTCGTTTTTACCAGAATTTCAAAAATCTCTTTCATACCTTTTTTCTTATTGAAAAGTTCAAGAGTCTCTCTGGCTTCCTCTACACTTTTATTCTGAAATATGCTAGACGCATTATTCATATAAAATTTACCCTCTATATCCTGAAAAACTTCATTTTCAAGATTGCTCAGCACCGGGTTGTCCTTTTCTAGAATAAATTCCTCAAGTTCATAGCTTTTAAGCTCACCTTTTTTCAGTTTTTCATTTAGTTCCTTAGAGACTGCAGCCACTTCTTCACGGCTTAATCCATGCTCGAGAGATATTTTTTTTGTTCTAACTGCCATGTTATCCATAACTATGACTGCCATTATCAAGTAGTCGTCTATATGAACCAACTCTACTTTTTTTATACCCTCTCTTTTTATATCTGGTTCTACCACTATTCCTGCATAGGAGGTAAGTTTCGATAGAAGAGTCGATGTCTTCTTGAGAATATCTTCGAGTTCACTTACCCTAAGCTCATAAGCCATATCGATTTTTTTTCTTTCCTCTTTGGATATCTTCTCTACCTTCAACAATTCGTGGAGATAAAACTTATATCCTTTATCAGTTGGAATCCTCCCAGAAGATGTATGTGTCTTGGCGATATATCCCATATCCTCAAGGTCTGCCATTACATTTCTTATAGTTGCTGAAGACAGCTCGATATTATATTTTTTTACTAGGGTTCTCGAGCCTATTGTATCTCCAAAGGTTAAATAATAATCAATTATGACTCCGAGTACCAGTTTTTCTCTGTCTGAAATAGCCATATCACCACTCCTTGTTAGCACTCATTTTGAAAGAGTGCTAATTCACGCTAATAATATAACACTTAAACTTATTTTTTGTCAAGGGTTTCGGCAAAAAAATTAGCCACCTTTTTATTAGGTGGCTAATTAATCTATTCCGTGAAAAGTAATCTTGTTTCTTCCATTTCTTTTGGCTGTGTACAAGGCTTCATCTACCTTGACAAAGTATCTTCTGAGGTCTAAATCCCCCTCTGGGATTACTCCAAATATCCCTACACTGACTGTAAGGTGTTCTCCATCCTTGTTTATAGGTATCTGAAGTCCCTCTATTTTTTTTCTTATATTCTCCCCTAGATTGATAATTTTTTTTTCGTCGCAGCTTCTGATACCGCCTACAAATTCATCTCCTCCGTAGCGCCCTACATATCCTTCCTTAAGCTCCCTACTCAAAACTTTCGAGGCCTCTATAAGTGCATTGTCGCCGACGTGGTGTCCAAAGTTATCATTTACCTGCTTGAAATTATCAAAATCTGCAAGAATTATATATATCTTCTCATTTTTTTCTCCTGCCTCTCTCCAGTCAGCATGAAATCTTTCATAAAAATATCTTCTGTTATAAAGACCGGTGAGATGGTCTGTTACAGACAGGGTTTTCAGTATCTCATTGGCATCTTGCAATCTTTTATGCTCCATATGATTATTTACAGCTATACTTAAAGTTGGAATAATCTCATAAAAAAGCTCTAACTCATATTCACTGAAAAAGGCTCGTCCAAAAACTTTGCAGCTAAAACACCCTACTATATTTTCACCAAATTTCAAGGGAATATACAGCTCAGAAAAGGCTTCCTTCCTGACTACAAAATCTTTATTCTCCCTTATACACCTTGCCATATTACTCTCTTTGTTATCCCTTAGAACCTGCTCTTCCTTCAAAGCCTCTTTTTTGCCATAGGTATGGTAACTTATCACCCCATGGTTTTCATCTATCCCTATTCCTAAGGAATAAGACCTAAGATTCTTTTCTAATATACTCTGTACCTCTACCAGCATCTCCCCTATAGTTTTTCTAGAGATAACTGTTTCTCCTATTTCCCTTACTATATTGAGTTTTTTATTTATAGAACTTAGCTTGGCCTGGGCAGCCTCCCTCTTCATAATCTCTTTAGACAGTTCATGATTTTGCTTTAGTTTTACCAAGGCAGATACTAGCATCTCCCTCGCCGTACTTATAAAGTTAAACTTTTTACTGTCTATAGAGCAGCCCTTCTTTTCACCGTCAAATATTAAGTAGCCAATTTGTTCTCTATTCTCCACAAGATACAGAATCAAATTACCGGCATCTTTTGAGTAGCTTTCCAGATCACTTATATATTTTATTTTTGAATCTAATGAAATCTTTCTTTTTACTGGAAGGTAGTTATTCTCCTCTAAGTACCTGTATTCAGTTATTTTCCCCTCTTTCCAGATTATACCCATGATGAGGCTTCCCTTGTATTTTTGGAAATCATTTAGATTTTTCACAAAATTAGAGCCGATCTCCTCTATACTTTGTGAGTCGTTAAAGTCCCTTGCCATTTTCCATAAAACTTTTACATTGCGATAATTTTCAGTGAGAAGTTTTCGCTCTATTTTTTCCATAAAAAAAAGTTTTAACACTCTTTTTGCAAAATAAAGCATCTCCCTGTTTTTATCGGTAAATGCATTTTTTCTTTTAGACTGAATAGTTAAAAACCCCACTATTTTTCCGTCAACTTCAATATCTGTAAAATACCCAGAACCCATTTTTTCATTGGTGATTATCTTGTTGCAGGAATATTTTTCCATCCAAGTTTCCATATCATCGATAATGATATCTCTTTTGCTTTTAATACACCAATTAGAAAC
Encoded proteins:
- a CDS encoding GNAT family N-acetyltransferase, translated to MLKLVKMKQNEYDVIKGKLISDYAKEKVRVGHWQEDEAIELSKETLEKILKDGVDTSNHYLMSAYEDEEKKIGFIWFNIFNKSVFINALCIYDEFKGNDYEIKVVEALEEKSYDYGAKKINLHSFGYNEGAIAAYRKMGYEITDVYMNKKI
- the dnaK gene encoding molecular chaperone DnaK translates to MSKIIGIDLGTTNSCVAVMEGGSFTIVSNSEGARTTPSVVNVKDNGEIIVGEIAKRQAITNTDSTVQSIKTHMGEDHKVTMHGKDYTPQEISAMILKKLKTDAEAYLGETVKEAVITVPAYFTDAQRQATKDAGMIAGFDVKRIINEPTAAALAYGLDKKGEEKVLVFDLGGGTFDVSILEIGDGVIEVLATSGNNHLGGDNFDKKVIDWLVTEFKKETGLDLSNDKMAYQRLKDAAEKAKKELSTTMETPISLPFITMDATGPKHLEMKLTRAKFNELTLDLVEATQGPTKTAMKDAGLNPSDIDEILLVGGSTRIPAVQEWVEKFFGKKPNKGINPDEVVAAGAAIQGGVLMGDVKDVLLLDVTPLSLGIETLGGVFTKIIEKNTTIPVKKSQIFSTAVDNQPAVTINVLQGERAKSADNHKLGEFNLEGIPAAPRGVPQIEVTFDIDANGIVHVGAKDLGTGKENKVTITGSTNLTEEEIERMKRDAEANEAEDKKFKELVETRNKADMLISSTEKTLVEHADKVTEEDKKNIEAALEELKKVKDSEDKEAIDKAMEDLSKAAHKLAEEIYKEAQANATSEDGAEGGESKKSEDDVEEAEIID
- the grpE gene encoding nucleotide exchange factor GrpE — encoded protein: MAEKMKKKSDEILDEIEKEEKNEAGSKAETIIDAEEVNGEAETLTDKIDKIEAEVEEWKQAYLRKQADFQNFTKRKEKEAEELRKYASEKVMAKVIEAVDNLERGVAASSETKDFDSLVKGVEMTLSQMHGIMNEEGVEAIKTEGQKFDPHLHMAVIAEDSPEHENDDIILELQKGYKLKGKVIRPSMVKVCKK
- the hrcA gene encoding heat-inducible transcriptional repressor HrcA; amino-acid sequence: MAISDREKLVLGVIIDYYLTFGDTIGSRTLVKKYNIELSSATIRNVMADLEDMGYIAKTHTSSGRIPTDKGYKFYLHELLKVEKISKEERKKIDMAYELRVSELEDILKKTSTLLSKLTSYAGIVVEPDIKREGIKKVELVHIDDYLIMAVIVMDNMAVRTKKISLEHGLSREEVAAVSKELNEKLKKGELKSYELEEFILEKDNPVLSNLENEVFQDIEGKFYMNNASSIFQNKSVEEARETLELFNKKKGMKEIFEILVKTREHDYGDVNVVFGDELNIKGLEDFSFVYSVYKMGESQGVIGVIGPRRMAYSKTMGLVKYVTKEVNKVIEEIEHKKER
- a CDS encoding sensor domain-containing diguanylate cyclase, which gives rise to MEKGRVVKEVYDLLNNNCGVHVVGLGVYREDKREIQYKHLIENGKWKEVSAIELDKEKSVSNWCIKSKRDIIIDDMETWMEKYSCNKIITNEKMGSGYFTDIEVDGKIVGFLTIQSKRKNAFTDKNREMLYFAKRVLKLFFMEKIERKLLTENYRNVKVLWKMARDFNDSQSIEEIGSNFVKNLNDFQKYKGSLIMGIIWKEGKITEYRYLEENNYLPVKRKISLDSKIKYISDLESYSKDAGNLILYLVENREQIGYLIFDGEKKGCSIDSKKFNFISTAREMLVSALVKLKQNHELSKEIMKREAAQAKLSSINKKLNIVREIGETVISRKTIGEMLVEVQSILEKNLRSYSLGIGIDENHGVISYHTYGKKEALKEEQVLRDNKESNMARCIRENKDFVVRKEAFSELYIPLKFGENIVGCFSCKVFGRAFFSEYELELFYEIIPTLSIAVNNHMEHKRLQDANEILKTLSVTDHLTGLYNRRYFYERFHADWREAGEKNEKIYIILADFDNFKQVNDNFGHHVGDNALIEASKVLSRELKEGYVGRYGGDEFVGGIRSCDEKKIINLGENIRKKIEGLQIPINKDGEHLTVSVGIFGVIPEGDLDLRRYFVKVDEALYTAKRNGRNKITFHGID